The proteins below are encoded in one region of Clostridium pasteurianum DSM 525 = ATCC 6013:
- a CDS encoding metal-sensing transcriptional repressor — protein MNNEKIEAIKALKTSKGQIEGIIKMIEEGRYCIDVSNQVVAAQSLLKKANMLILKQHLNHCVKDAFMQDNGDKKVDEIIDLLGRLMGK, from the coding sequence ATGAATAATGAAAAAATAGAGGCGATAAAAGCATTGAAGACATCAAAAGGACAAATAGAAGGAATAATAAAGATGATAGAAGAAGGTAGATACTGTATTGATGTCTCAAATCAAGTGGTTGCCGCACAATCTTTATTAAAAAAAGCAAATATGCTTATACTAAAGCAGCATTTAAATCATTGTGTTAAAGATGCCTTCATGCAGGATAATGGTGATAAAAAAGTTGATGAAATAATAGATTTACTTGGAAGGCTTATGGGTAAGTAA
- a CDS encoding response regulator, whose amino-acid sequence MENKPYILVVEDDKPIRNFITAAISSQGYRYIETSKGNEAIALSMSNSPDLIILDLGLPDIDGIEVISRIREWSSVPIIIVSARENERQKVEALDKGADDYLTKPFGIGELLARIRVSLRHTMLNKNKEEIIDTFRVKNLFIDFEKRHVIIENKEIHLTPIEYKIISLLCKYSGRVLTHNFIIHEIWGTSLGNETQSLRVFMANLRRKIEKDPAQPEYIYTEVGVGYRLVDE is encoded by the coding sequence ATGGAAAATAAGCCATATATACTTGTAGTTGAGGATGATAAACCAATAAGAAATTTTATAACTGCAGCCATATCTTCTCAAGGATATAGATATATTGAGACCAGTAAAGGAAATGAGGCTATTGCACTTTCCATGTCTAATAGTCCTGATCTTATTATATTAGATTTAGGACTTCCAGATATCGATGGAATTGAAGTTATATCAAGAATAAGAGAGTGGTCAAGTGTCCCAATTATAATTGTATCTGCCAGAGAGAATGAAAGACAAAAGGTTGAAGCTCTAGATAAAGGTGCAGATGACTACCTAACTAAACCTTTTGGTATAGGAGAACTTCTTGCTAGAATTCGTGTATCTTTAAGACATACCATGTTAAATAAAAATAAAGAAGAAATAATTGATACTTTTAGAGTTAAGAATCTGTTTATTGACTTTGAAAAAAGACATGTAATAATAGAGAATAAAGAAATACATCTTACTCCTATAGAATACAAAATAATATCATTACTCTGCAAATATTCTGGTAGGGTACTTACCCATAATTTTATTATACATGAAATTTGGGGTACATCTTTAGGAAATGAAACTCAGTCCTTAAGAGTTTTTATGGCAAATCTAAGAAGAAAAATAGAAAAAGATCCAGCTCAGCCTGAGTACATATATACTGAGGTTGGAGTAGGATACAGGCTTGTAGATGAATAG
- a CDS encoding sensor histidine kinase gives MSHYERPSSDYFLSKIEKEEEKNKQGKLKIFFGYAAGVGKTYEMLREAQEIKKSGEDIVIGYIEPHARPETMALTEGLESIENKIIKYKGSTFKEFDIDKALIRKPKIILVDELAHTNARGQRNRKRWQDIQELLAAGIDVYTTVNVQHIESLNDVVENITHVSVRETIPDKIFDDAEKVEIVDIEPDELLNRFNEGKIYKMEQVKRALLNFFTRNNLYALREISLRRIADRVNYEVESERLAKREITVIPTSEQILACISPSPSSAKVIRTAARMAENYHSKFIVLYISTSKSENLSEQDKKRLNFNFNLAEKLGGEVVQLYGDNIVEQIIQYAEFRNITKLVIGKNYKRSSKIFHFYAKDVVDKLMDSNAYIDVYVIPNSLYKKKREKVVLKLNEWSNLSLREIVEAAIIIGIVTGIASIFEYMGFNDTNAIMIFILGVIIVYMKTTGYLIGIISSIFVVLMFNFLFTDPKYSFKLYDKNYLTTFIMMLTVAFIVGSLTNKIQKEASNSYNREKRTQTLYMVSSKLLSAVGTSEVISIGIKYISRLINRTIIGYLPEGNKLSTNFVYNRDKDENKNLFLNKEEDAAAYWSYLNGKEAGNGTDTFYGAKGYYMPIKVQNKVLGVIGVSCLQGFLEPEQKFIVQTITGQIAIAIDREILSSQQEKSKVQIERERLRSNLLRSISHDLRSPLAGIKGAISTILENGKFISEKTKEDLLNGIYDDTEWLIRLVENLLSMTKFDEGNMEIKKNMELVEEVVSEAVQRSSKYFKNHKIKVSVPENIIMVSMDGNLIEQVIINLLDNAVKFSPKESVIEIKVYEKDDDVIFQVIDNGTGIDEKILSNIFDRFFTNGSKISDSRRGIGLGLAICKSIVEAHGGKITAANRKEGGAVFSFNIPKA, from the coding sequence ATGAGCCATTATGAAAGGCCAAGTTCAGACTATTTCTTAAGTAAAATTGAAAAAGAAGAAGAGAAAAATAAGCAGGGAAAGTTAAAAATATTTTTTGGATATGCAGCAGGAGTAGGAAAGACCTATGAGATGCTTAGAGAAGCCCAGGAGATTAAAAAATCAGGTGAAGATATAGTTATAGGATATATTGAGCCTCATGCCAGACCAGAAACCATGGCGTTAACTGAAGGTCTGGAAAGTATAGAAAATAAAATTATCAAATATAAGGGAAGTACTTTTAAAGAATTTGATATTGATAAGGCTCTCATTAGAAAACCCAAAATAATATTAGTGGATGAGCTTGCTCATACTAATGCAAGAGGTCAGAGAAATAGAAAAAGATGGCAGGATATACAAGAACTTCTTGCAGCAGGAATAGATGTCTATACTACTGTAAATGTTCAGCATATTGAGAGCTTAAACGATGTGGTAGAAAATATAACTCATGTATCTGTACGGGAAACTATTCCTGATAAAATATTTGATGATGCAGAAAAGGTGGAAATAGTAGATATTGAACCTGATGAGCTTTTAAATCGTTTTAATGAAGGTAAAATATATAAAATGGAACAAGTTAAAAGAGCATTACTGAATTTTTTTACTAGAAATAATTTATATGCTCTTAGAGAAATATCCCTCAGAAGAATTGCAGACAGAGTAAACTACGAAGTAGAAAGTGAAAGGCTGGCTAAAAGAGAAATTACTGTAATTCCAACCTCTGAACAGATATTGGCCTGTATTAGTCCATCTCCATCTTCAGCAAAGGTTATACGTACTGCTGCAAGGATGGCAGAGAATTATCATTCAAAATTCATTGTTTTATATATCTCTACCAGTAAATCTGAAAATTTAAGTGAACAGGATAAAAAGAGATTAAATTTTAATTTTAATCTTGCTGAAAAATTAGGAGGAGAAGTAGTTCAATTATATGGAGATAATATAGTTGAACAAATAATACAATATGCGGAATTTAGGAATATAACTAAACTAGTTATAGGAAAAAATTATAAACGAAGCAGTAAAATATTTCATTTTTATGCTAAAGATGTGGTAGATAAACTCATGGATTCCAATGCTTATATTGATGTTTATGTAATACCAAATTCATTGTACAAGAAGAAAAGAGAAAAGGTAGTACTGAAATTAAATGAATGGAGCAATCTGTCACTTAGAGAAATTGTTGAAGCGGCTATAATTATAGGAATTGTAACAGGAATTGCAAGTATTTTTGAATATATGGGTTTTAACGATACTAATGCTATTATGATTTTTATATTGGGTGTTATAATTGTTTACATGAAGACAACAGGATATTTAATAGGTATAATATCTTCCATATTTGTAGTGCTAATGTTTAATTTTTTATTTACAGATCCTAAGTATTCTTTTAAGCTCTATGATAAAAATTATTTAACTACATTTATTATGATGCTTACAGTTGCTTTTATAGTTGGAAGTCTTACAAATAAAATACAAAAGGAAGCTAGTAATTCTTATAACAGGGAAAAGAGAACTCAAACTTTGTATATGGTTAGTAGTAAATTGTTAAGTGCAGTGGGTACCTCCGAGGTTATTTCCATAGGAATAAAATATATTTCCCGGTTAATTAACAGGACTATAATAGGATATTTACCAGAGGGGAATAAGCTTTCTACTAATTTTGTGTATAATAGAGATAAAGATGAAAATAAAAATTTATTTTTAAATAAAGAGGAAGATGCAGCAGCCTACTGGAGCTATCTGAATGGTAAGGAGGCTGGTAATGGTACAGATACCTTTTATGGAGCTAAGGGATATTATATGCCAATAAAAGTTCAAAATAAAGTATTAGGAGTAATTGGTGTGTCCTGCCTACAAGGTTTTCTTGAACCAGAACAAAAATTTATTGTTCAGACTATTACAGGGCAAATAGCTATTGCCATAGATAGAGAAATTCTTTCAAGTCAGCAGGAGAAATCTAAAGTTCAAATTGAAAGAGAAAGGCTTAGAAGTAATCTGTTAAGATCGATTTCTCATGATCTTAGAAGTCCTCTTGCAGGTATTAAGGGAGCTATAAGTACCATCTTAGAAAATGGAAAATTTATATCTGAAAAGACAAAAGAAGATTTGTTAAATGGTATTTATGATGATACGGAATGGTTGATAAGACTAGTTGAAAATTTATTGAGCATGACTAAATTTGATGAGGGTAACATGGAAATTAAGAAAAATATGGAGCTGGTAGAAGAAGTAGTGTCTGAAGCGGTTCAAAGAAGCTCTAAATATTTTAAAAATCACAAAATAAAAGTTAGCGTTCCTGAAAACATTATAATGGTTTCCATGGATGGTAATTTAATTGAACAGGTTATCATAAATCTGCTGGATAATGCAGTAAAGTTTTCACCTAAAGAATCTGTTATAGAAATAAAGGTATATGAAAAGGATGATGATGTGATTTTTCAAGTTATTGATAATGGAACAGGGATAGATGAAAAAATATTGTCTAATATATTTGACAGATTTTTTACAAATGGCAGTAAAATATCCGACTCAAGACGGGGAATTGGATTGGGGCTTGCCATTTGCAAATCCATAGTAGAAGCCCATGGGGGGAAAATTACAGCTGCTAACAGAAAAGAGGGAGGAGCTGTATTTAGTTTCAATATTCCTAAGGCTTAA